The DNA region CGCTGATCTTGCTCCGCGTCGTCTTCGACCCCAATGTTCTCATTTCGGCCGTCATCGCACCGGAGGGCACCTCGGCCAAACTGCTCGACGCGTGGTTCGGCGGCGCCTTCGACCTCGTCGTGCCTCCAGCGCTCCTTGGAGAGCTGGAGCGCGTCCTGCTTCGTCCCAAGTTTCGCCGTTACGCCTCAGAAGAGGAGGTCAGGATCTACCTCGCCCTCTTTTACAAACTCAGTGAATCACAGAAGGTAGCAAGAGCGTATAAAA from Deinococcota bacterium includes:
- a CDS encoding putative toxin-antitoxin system toxin component, PIN family, with translation MLRVVFDPNVLISAVIAPEGTSAKLLDAWFGGAFDLVVPPALLGELERVLLRPKFRRYASEEEVRIYLALFYKLSESQKVARAYKKGEGKGMKLPSPVKDSDDPS